The window aaaaaaaattcctacttttttttaatctagcaaCCGTTATTGCTAATGCCAACAATGCAAATCTTTTCTTGTTAGCAGCGTGTTCTGGCAGACACTGATTCCCACAATGTCCTTGTTGACAAACTGAGTAAGTACAGACTAGTTAAGTGCATGGTTAGACAGACTGAAAACTTGCTGAACTGCTGGAACCAAAGGTTTGTCATCAGTGACGTGAAGTCCGGCTGGAGGTCAGTTGCTAGTGGTGTACTCAAGGGGTCAATACAGGTGCCAGTACTGTTTAGTTTCTTCATTAATCAGCTCGATGGTGGGCTGgagtgcagcctcagcaagtttgcagatgatacaaacaGGGAGGAGTGGTTGACAGAGCAGATGGTCGTGCTACTATTCAGAGGGACCCtgtcaggctggagaaatgggccaacaggaaccttgTGAGCTTCATCACTGGAAAAAGgcaagtcctgcagctggggaggaataATCCcctgcaccagtacaggctggcaGCTATCACGCTAGAAGACAGCTTGGCAGGAAAGGACcgggaggtcctggtggacaccaggttgaccGTGAGCCAGCAGATGTGCTCTTGCAGCAAAGGTGGCAAACGTCATCCTGGGCTGTGCTAGGAAGAACCTTGCCAGCTGTTTGAAGGAGGCAATCCTTCCCTTTTACTCAGCACTGAGAGACCACACCTAGGGTATCTTGTACgcttctgggctccccagttgtgatgggttaaccctggctggacgccaggtgtccaccagagccgttctatcactccccctccttctcagctggacaggggagagaaaatataacaaagagcttgtgggtcgagataaggataggagagatcactcaccaattaccgtcacgggcaaaacagactcagtttgttttattacaaattatttattacaaatcaaccggagtaggataatgagaaataaaatcaaatctcagaacaccttccctccacccctcccttcttcccgggcacaacttcactcccagattctctaccaaccccccagcggcacagggggacggggatggggtttacggtcagttcatcacacgttattttctgccgcttcatcctcctcagggggaggactcatcacactcttcccctgctccagcgtggggtcccacccacgggagacagtcctccacgaacttctccaacgtgggtccttcccacgggctgcagttcttcacgaactgctccagcatgggtcctttccacggtgtgcagtccttcaggcacagactgctccagcgtgggccccccacggggtcacaagtcctgccagaaaacctgctccgtgggctcctctctccacagatccacaggtcctgccaggagcctgctccagcgcggggttcccacggggtcacagcctccttcgggaacccacctgctccggcgtggggtcctccacgggctgcaggtggatatctgctccaccgtggacctccatggactgcagggggacagcctgcctcaccatggtcttcaccacgggctgcaggggaatctctgctccggcacctggagcatctcctccccctccttcttcactgacctgggtgtccgcagggttgtttctcttacatgttctcactcctctctccggctgccgaataccgccgtcccaacttttttttccttcttaaaaatgttatcacagaggtgttaccactatcgctgattggctcggccttggccggcggcgggtccgtcttagagctggctggtatgggctctctcgaacacaggggaagcttccagcagcttcttacagaagccacccctgtaacccccccccccccgctaccaaaaccttgccgcacaAAACCAGTACACCAGTATAAGACAGACGTGGACATACAGGATTgtgtccagcaaagggccacaaagatgattaaggctTGGAGCATCTGTGATACAggaagaggctgagagctgggattgtATAGCCTGGAAAAGGCTTAGGGGATCTTACTAAAGTGTTTAAATATCAGGTGGAGCAGGGGGAAGACAGAGCCGGACTGTTCTGAAATTGAAATTTGTGATGGAAttgaaattccatttaaatgtaagaaataaCTTGTTTTACTGTAagtgtggtcaaacactggaacaggctgcacagagaggctgtggagtctccatccttggagatactcaaaagccactGAAAGTGGCCCTGCTCTGCTTGACCCTTCTTTGAGGTCTCTTCCAATCTCAGCTAAGGTCTGCTTCTGTATAAAAGATCCCAGTGTGAATGTTAAAACTTAAAGTAAGGGCGACCTCTGGTGTCATTGTTGATGAGGTAATCAAAATCCAGAAGTGTTAAACTTGGAAAGTGAAGGTAGCAGCAGTCTATTAGAAACAGAACTCTCTACATCTTGCTTCTCAAGTGAAAcactaaaggaagaaaagaatgagaagaaagtaaaaattgaTAAGAATATATTCAGTGAATGTATTTTATTGATAGTTATGACCAACGGTCAAATACCTCAACTGCTTATATTGTTTAAAGGATTTGGTTgcttgcatatttattttctctcctttggAGACTAGCAGAAGGTAAAATAAAGTCCTTGCCACGTAGAAGATTTGGGAAAATGAATGTTGCTGAAAGGAAGAGCTGGCTGACATTGGTTCATACTATGGTATCAGTAGATGTAGTTTGTAGTGAAAAGTAACATAGAGATTGCCTTACTATGTCTAAGAATATAATTTGCCCATGGTAAATTACTAATTAATGAAACATCAAATTCTGATCTCAAAGAGAAAATGTCATTGTTTATTTTGGGATGTGAAAGGATTGCAGTTCCAAATGTCTTAATACAGATGTCATGAAAGCTAAAGCTGAGGTTACTTTTAAGATCTGTGGTCTGGATTGCATGCTGAGCATGAGCTATGTAAATCAATCCTTTCATCCACCTGCAGAACACTTACTTCTGTATACTCTGTTAACTAACTAATAGTGGCAACAGCTGACAGTCCAGCTATGTCTACTGATATATTGGCATGAGCAAGGAGTGGAGAAGTGTTTTTTTAGGTTAAGGGACACATCTGAACGGGCTGTGAGAGCTGTAGGTTTTGCCATTTGTGTTGTGTGCCTCATGCTGGTGTAACCAGTGGTGCATGTGTGCCATGTCCTGAGTGTATTTGTTCTCCcgaagaagctgctgctgctgctctctcagTTGAACTTTGGTTTCTTGAAGGATTTTTGAGTATTGGATGAGTCTGAGCAATTCCTGGCGCAGATGCCAATTCTCTGCTTTTACTTGTTTGATATGCTGAATTAGAGATtgtattgctgctgcttctgctctcttGGTGAGAACTTGGATCTTCTGATGAAAGTCCATCTCACAGTCAGCCTTGGCCTGCAGAAATCTGCTCttgattttctgcatttcatctgAATGCTGTATCTTTGTGACCAACAattcctcctccagctctttaATCTTTTTCATCTGTTCCAGCTGAACAGATGGATCTTTGAAAGGCTGCAGGTCTTCAACCTCCTTTTTCATAAGAGAGTACTTTGTCTCCATATTCATCAGAGCGCTCCTtacctccttctctttttctgtgtattgTGAGATTACCTTCTCTTTCTGCATCCGAACTTGAGACAGATCAGTGTGATTCTGGTCATTTAGTGTTATTATCAGATTCTGGCACTTCTGGCTGTGTTTCGTTATATAAGAGAGGTAAGCATTGCTCTCTTCCTGATTCCGTTGGGCTTCCTTTTCTAGAAATTTGTTCTCCTGCAGGAAATGCTCCAGTCTTCCCATGTATGTGTTCATATGTTCAGTGAGAATCTTGTATTCCTTCTGCAAGTACAATTTCCTCTCTTTGACAAGTGTTTCCATGTCACTTATTCCTTTGGATATATCTCCATTCTTGGTTCTTgcttcttgcttgtttttcccaGCACGCATGGTATCTTGTTTCATCTGCTTTGTCTTGGATGCCATATCCCACACTGGGAGTATGGGAGTATCAAACTCTGGCAAACTGTAACagaatgaaaaattacaaattctaaGCGAGCATTTATGCCACATGTATgactgttgcttttttccccagtcatACCCTCTTATGTTCTTATGTTTTCAACTGATCATTTTGGCAGCTAAAATGTTTCACCTAAAATTTCTCATGTCTCGTCTATGTCTTGAGTTGaagcacacatgcacatgtgcatgtgcatTTTTACATTCCTAGTTAATGGAGGAGTGGTTCTGCTAATCTAAAAATACACATCtttttaagacttcttttttgtCATATAATGTTGTGTTATTTCTGTAGTTTGGAGTACAAAGTCAAATTCCACTGGTGAATTATTATGGCTGTATATTGTGTACTGTCTTTCTGTAGGCAGTAGATCTTGTCCATAAAACTTCAGCAGCAGGTAAGTACTGAAGTACTAACAGAGACATGCCCGAAACTTAGAAATTCATAAAGCAAATTCTAAAATACAGCTGCTAAGTCATCATGCTGGACTGGAAGCTACCTGTAGAAAATGTTATGGACAGTAGTACACATTAAGCCCTGTCCCTCC is drawn from Harpia harpyja isolate bHarHar1 chromosome 5, bHarHar1 primary haplotype, whole genome shotgun sequence and contains these coding sequences:
- the CCDC166 gene encoding coiled-coil domain-containing protein 166, which encodes MWHKCSLRICNFSFCYSLPEFDTPILPVWDMASKTKQMKQDTMRAGKNKQEARTKNGDISKGISDMETLVKERKLYLQKEYKILTEHMNTYMGRLEHFLQENKFLEKEAQRNQEESNAYLSYITKHSQKCQNLIITLNDQNHTDLSQVRMQKEKVISQYTEKEKEVRSALMNMETKYSLMKKEVEDLQPFKDPSVQLEQMKKIKELEEELLVTKIQHSDEMQKIKSRFLQAKADCEMDFHQKIQVLTKRAEAAAIQSLIQHIKQVKAENWHLRQELLRLIQYSKILQETKVQLREQQQQLLRENKYTQDMAHMHHWLHQHEAHNTNGKTYSSHSPFRCVP